A genomic region of Streptomyces sp. R33 contains the following coding sequences:
- a CDS encoding SpoIIE family protein phosphatase: MNEQTPIEDLISGAAQDAGGWLGSLTVAQLATSADGTIVRWNRAAQELLGYTPPQIVGRHIADLLHPGADRSLGRALWETAVTGRGVMGTVTAWHRDGHPLEVEIWAGPVPGRRHGASSVLVFAADAHAARRIRGSSAVWDGLFARSPVGIAILDTQLRFLQVNPALEAMNGLSESSHVGRRLAQVLPEVNAEDMEDAMRLVLATGEPVLDRRRTGRTPADPVHDRVWSCSYVRVEDPGGRPIGVIASLLDITEQQHDHLEAEAGRRRLALLSEASVRIGASLELERTAQELADLAVPQLADAATVDVLDTLARGDEPGPGLAGGVAMRRLGKAPLTGSAVIGILAPLGRTLVFPAAAPYTQALAARRPFLIAHLDEQVVASAARHTSRPAQLLPVGVHSFMMAPLIARDLVLGVATFYRTSPVGPFGPDDVTLAGELAARAAISIDNARLYHREHETAVILQRSMLPQHITPPPGIEVAHRYLPASDVNEIGGDWYDVLHLPGGKAALLIGDVMGHGITAAAVMGRLSASVRALARLDLAPEALMHQLEATLDDLAEPMIATFLYAVADPETGRCRITRAGHPPPAAVEPDGTVHLLDLPPGTPLGVGGTTFTTTDLTLAPGSLLVLYTDGLVEARGSDIDERLTELTRLLAEPHGSLDHLCDSLITHLVPASADDDIALLIARVGTDPHTPPPPAGA, from the coding sequence ATGAACGAGCAGACGCCGATCGAGGATCTGATCAGCGGCGCCGCCCAGGATGCCGGCGGGTGGCTCGGTTCGCTGACCGTCGCGCAGCTGGCCACCAGCGCGGACGGCACCATCGTGCGCTGGAACCGCGCGGCTCAGGAACTGCTCGGCTACACCCCGCCGCAGATCGTCGGCCGGCACATCGCCGACCTGCTCCACCCCGGAGCCGACCGCAGCCTCGGCCGTGCCCTGTGGGAGACCGCCGTGACCGGGCGCGGGGTGATGGGCACCGTGACCGCCTGGCACCGGGACGGGCACCCGCTGGAGGTGGAGATCTGGGCCGGCCCGGTGCCCGGACGGCGCCACGGCGCCTCCTCGGTCCTGGTCTTCGCCGCCGATGCCCACGCGGCCCGCCGGATCCGGGGATCGTCGGCGGTCTGGGACGGGCTGTTCGCCCGCTCGCCCGTCGGCATCGCCATCCTCGACACGCAACTGCGATTCCTCCAGGTCAACCCGGCCCTGGAGGCGATGAACGGCCTCTCGGAGTCCTCCCACGTGGGACGCCGCCTCGCACAGGTCCTGCCCGAGGTGAACGCCGAGGACATGGAGGACGCGATGCGGCTGGTCCTGGCCACCGGGGAGCCGGTGCTGGACCGCCGCCGCACGGGCCGTACCCCGGCCGACCCGGTCCACGACCGGGTGTGGTCGTGCTCGTACGTCCGGGTGGAGGACCCGGGCGGCCGCCCGATCGGCGTGATCGCCTCGCTGCTCGACATCACCGAGCAGCAGCACGACCACCTCGAGGCCGAGGCCGGCCGCCGCAGGCTGGCCCTGCTCAGCGAGGCCAGCGTCCGCATCGGCGCCAGCCTCGAGCTGGAGCGCACCGCGCAGGAGCTGGCCGACCTCGCCGTACCGCAGCTCGCCGACGCCGCCACCGTGGACGTACTGGACACCCTCGCCCGCGGCGACGAGCCCGGCCCGGGACTGGCCGGGGGCGTGGCCATGCGGCGCCTGGGCAAGGCCCCGCTGACCGGCTCTGCCGTGATCGGCATCCTCGCCCCCCTGGGCAGGACCCTCGTCTTCCCGGCGGCCGCCCCCTACACCCAGGCCCTCGCCGCCCGCCGGCCCTTCCTGATCGCCCACCTCGACGAGCAGGTCGTCGCCTCCGCCGCCCGTCACACGAGCCGGCCCGCACAGCTCCTGCCCGTCGGAGTGCACTCGTTCATGATGGCGCCGCTGATCGCCCGGGACCTCGTCCTCGGCGTCGCCACCTTCTACCGGACCAGCCCCGTCGGCCCCTTCGGGCCCGACGACGTCACCCTCGCGGGCGAGCTCGCCGCCCGCGCCGCCATCAGCATCGACAACGCGCGCCTCTACCACCGCGAACACGAGACCGCCGTCATCCTGCAGCGCAGCATGCTGCCCCAGCACATCACCCCGCCGCCCGGCATCGAGGTCGCCCACCGCTATCTGCCGGCCAGCGACGTCAACGAGATCGGCGGCGACTGGTACGACGTCCTGCACCTCCCCGGGGGCAAGGCCGCCCTCCTCATCGGGGACGTCATGGGCCACGGCATCACGGCCGCGGCGGTCATGGGACGGCTCTCCGCCAGTGTGCGCGCCCTCGCCCGGCTCGACCTCGCCCCCGAGGCCCTGATGCACCAGCTGGAAGCGACCCTGGACGATCTCGCCGAGCCGATGATCGCCACCTTCCTGTACGCCGTGGCCGATCCGGAGACCGGCCGCTGCCGGATCACCCGCGCCGGGCATCCGCCGCCCGCAGCCGTGGAGCCCGACGGCACGGTCCACCTCCTCGACCTGCCGCCCGGCACCCCGCTGGGGGTCGGCGGTACCACCTTCACCACGACCGACCTCACCCTCGCGCCGGGCAGCCTCCTCGTCCTGTACACCGACGGCCTCGTCGAAGCCCGCGGCAGCGACATCGACGAGCGCCTGACCGAACTCACCCGCCTGCTCGCCGAACCGCACGGCTCGCTGGACCACCTGTGCGATTCGCTGATCACCCACCTGGTCCCGGCGTCGGCGGACGACGACATCGCCCTGCTCATCGCCCGCGTCGGCACCGACCCCCACACGCCCCCGCCACCGGCCGGGGCATGA
- a CDS encoding acyl carrier protein, whose product MTTSAPESVLDALSELLIERLEIPSDEVRASAPMRDLLTDSLMIVEMAVAVHDTLGITVGEEELRDATLAEFAAFVAARRTDG is encoded by the coding sequence GTGACCACTTCCGCCCCGGAATCCGTCCTCGACGCGCTCAGTGAACTGCTCATCGAGAGGCTCGAAATTCCGTCCGACGAGGTACGGGCGAGCGCGCCCATGCGTGACCTGCTGACCGATTCGCTCATGATCGTCGAGATGGCCGTCGCCGTTCACGACACGCTGGGCATCACGGTCGGGGAGGAGGAGCTGCGCGACGCCACGCTCGCGGAGTTCGCAGCATTCGTCGCTGCCCGGCGCACGGACGGCTGA
- a CDS encoding lysophospholipid acyltransferase family protein: protein MSESMADVIEVAGAELRYVKRLLGEAGESTWDRFLDWLVDDWFRLEVAGLENIPAEGPAVIVANHSGAWGLDGFVLQKVLTRGLSRRLHVPAAHLVFRFPVIGSYARKKGAIPLDPTLGWEHLTAGELVGVFPEGMTGLEKPFRKRYQLRPFSPGFALSAVRAGAPVVPVSVIGAEEACPRLGEIPALARLFGLPYFPVTPLFPLPSKWLVTIGEPIPAPRRPESYAARSAAARLLCAESQAAVQALVDRERRRRDTPFW from the coding sequence GTGTCGGAAAGCATGGCCGATGTGATCGAGGTGGCCGGTGCAGAACTCAGGTACGTGAAGCGGCTGCTCGGCGAGGCCGGGGAGAGCACCTGGGACCGCTTCCTCGACTGGCTCGTCGACGACTGGTTCCGGCTGGAAGTCGCAGGGCTGGAGAACATTCCGGCTGAAGGACCGGCCGTCATCGTCGCCAACCACTCGGGCGCCTGGGGGCTCGACGGCTTCGTTCTCCAGAAAGTTCTCACGCGCGGCCTCAGCCGGCGGCTGCACGTACCCGCGGCTCATCTCGTATTCCGGTTCCCTGTCATCGGTTCGTACGCCCGCAAGAAGGGCGCCATTCCGCTCGATCCGACGCTGGGATGGGAACACCTGACCGCCGGGGAACTCGTCGGGGTGTTTCCCGAAGGAATGACCGGTCTGGAAAAGCCCTTTCGCAAGCGCTACCAGCTCCGTCCCTTCAGCCCCGGGTTCGCGCTCTCCGCGGTCCGGGCCGGCGCACCCGTCGTGCCGGTGTCCGTCATCGGCGCCGAGGAGGCCTGCCCCCGGCTCGGCGAAATCCCGGCCCTGGCACGCCTCTTCGGCCTTCCCTACTTCCCGGTCACCCCGCTGTTCCCGCTGCCCTCGAAGTGGCTCGTGACCATCGGCGAGCCGATCCCCGCGCCGCGGCGGCCCGAGTCCTACGCCGCCCGCTCGGCCGCGGCCCGCCTGCTGTGCGCCGAGTCCCAGGCTGCCGTGCAGGCCTTGGTGGACCGGGAGCGGCGCAGGCGGGACACGCCGTTCTGGTAG
- a CDS encoding dienelactone hydrolase family protein, with protein MTGTAPTATLAGWRRAPFSAEGLTYDCFEKGEGPGVVLLPELPGITPEVLGLAEHLVGEGFTVVMPSLFGTPGKPVSVARTAAVFARICVSAEFRAFATNAHRPVADYLRALARDLAARTPAAGVGVIGLCFTGGFALAAAVDDSVLAPVMSQPSAPIALTAARRADAGVCEDELQRVVDRTRNNGLCVMGLRFSGDWMAPQERFDTLRSRLGDAFKVIRLSSAPGNDDGFGRLAHAVLTLEVRETPADHPALKARTDVTAFLHERLRG; from the coding sequence ATGACAGGCACCGCACCGACCGCCACCCTCGCCGGATGGCGCCGGGCCCCCTTCTCCGCCGAGGGACTCACGTACGACTGCTTCGAGAAGGGCGAGGGCCCCGGTGTGGTGCTCCTGCCGGAGCTGCCCGGCATCACCCCCGAGGTGCTCGGCCTCGCCGAGCACCTGGTGGGAGAGGGGTTCACCGTCGTGATGCCGTCGTTGTTCGGTACGCCGGGCAAGCCCGTCTCCGTCGCCCGGACCGCGGCCGTCTTCGCCCGCATCTGCGTCTCCGCGGAGTTCCGGGCCTTCGCCACGAACGCCCACCGGCCCGTCGCCGACTACCTCCGGGCCCTCGCCCGCGACCTCGCGGCCCGTACGCCTGCCGCAGGGGTCGGAGTCATCGGCCTCTGCTTCACGGGCGGTTTCGCCCTGGCCGCCGCCGTGGACGACTCCGTTCTGGCCCCTGTCATGAGCCAGCCCTCGGCCCCGATCGCCCTGACCGCCGCGCGGCGCGCGGACGCCGGAGTCTGCGAGGACGAGCTCCAGCGCGTCGTCGACCGCACCCGCAACAACGGCCTCTGCGTCATGGGGCTCCGCTTCAGTGGCGACTGGATGGCCCCCCAGGAGCGCTTCGACACCCTGCGCTCCCGGCTCGGGGACGCCTTCAAGGTCATCCGGCTCAGCTCCGCCCCGGGCAACGACGACGGCTTCGGCCGCCTGGCCCATGCCGTGCTGACCCTGGAGGTCCGCGAAACCCCGGCGGACCACCCCGCCTTGAAGGCCCGGACGGATGTCACCGCCTTCCTGCACGAACGGCTGCGCGGCTGA
- a CDS encoding terpene synthase family protein: MARLDPFPVPDFHLPFGNSKHPLAARANAEATSWALRHELVTDAAEQFAGIGCGHLAGRVSGEVPYDTIVLLAEWMAWSFVLDDQHDHLIRTGELAAWRPVTDAITEYLDTGRTNRASSRRNPLVNGFVDLCDRILAGMSPGTAARYRTHVPLMLRSLDQEAGNRGAGGRPSIQDYVLMRRHSSQLLPMMDMVEAGLGIEVPQRIHDLPAFQAVVESAVDIISWGNDVFSLPKEHACGDNNNLVSLISSWEGCSLPDAVQAAWDRIQVRIEDYVAAERRLFQVMDTQGEMDPAVRAAVTRCVRSYEDWMIGTDLWQRYECTRYSDERFAAGLESAYIRPDLVSVA, translated from the coding sequence ATGGCCCGGCTCGACCCATTCCCTGTTCCCGATTTCCATCTCCCGTTCGGGAACTCCAAGCATCCACTGGCCGCGCGGGCCAACGCCGAGGCCACGTCGTGGGCGTTGCGCCACGAGCTCGTCACCGATGCCGCGGAGCAGTTCGCCGGCATCGGCTGCGGGCACCTTGCGGGGCGGGTGAGCGGCGAGGTGCCGTACGACACCATCGTCCTGCTCGCCGAGTGGATGGCCTGGTCGTTCGTCCTCGACGATCAGCACGACCATCTCATCAGGACGGGTGAACTTGCAGCCTGGCGGCCCGTCACCGATGCCATCACCGAGTATCTGGACACGGGCAGGACCAACAGGGCGTCATCGCGTCGCAATCCCTTGGTGAACGGATTCGTCGACCTGTGCGACCGGATCCTCGCCGGGATGTCCCCGGGAACCGCGGCCCGATACCGGACCCATGTCCCGCTGATGCTGCGCTCGTTGGACCAGGAGGCGGGCAATCGGGGGGCCGGGGGGCGTCCTTCGATCCAGGACTACGTCCTGATGCGCCGGCACAGTTCCCAGTTGCTGCCGATGATGGACATGGTCGAGGCCGGGCTGGGAATCGAGGTGCCGCAGCGCATCCACGACCTCCCTGCCTTCCAGGCGGTCGTCGAGAGCGCCGTCGACATCATCTCGTGGGGCAACGACGTCTTCTCCCTGCCGAAGGAGCACGCCTGCGGGGACAACAACAACCTCGTGTCGCTCATCTCCTCGTGGGAGGGATGCTCCCTCCCGGACGCCGTCCAGGCGGCCTGGGACCGCATCCAGGTCCGCATAGAGGACTACGTGGCCGCGGAACGGCGTCTGTTTCAAGTCATGGACACCCAGGGGGAGATGGACCCGGCCGTACGTGCTGCGGTGACCCGGTGCGTGCGGAGCTACGAGGACTGGATGATCGGCACGGATCTGTGGCAGCGTTACGAGTGCACACGGTACAGCGACGAGCGGTTCGCAGCCGGGCTGGAGTCTGCCTACATCCGCCCGGACCTGGTCTCGGTGGCATGA
- a CDS encoding cytochrome P450, whose translation MTHAEHPGPVVHAPAAPGRLPLLGHAIPLWRQPIAFLESLREHGDIVRLDIGTWPVHVLTSPDHVHAVLVQQAQQFGRGRIFERLRPMFGNGIVTTDGDFHRKQRRMVQPAFHRNHIAGYAEVMGRAAEAMCASWTPGREVSMLTETRRYALSSVAEMTFSGGLSGAAIAEVHRSLPIVLEGMLLRVVMPKSLDRLPIPPNRRFDTAAARLRRVIDRMIAQYGAEQEDRHDLLSLLLSSVDAETGATMSAEQVRDEVIAIMFAGTETPATTLAWIFHELGRHPQVEKRLHAEVDAVVGPRPVRPDDLPRLTYTNNVFQEALRLHSPLLFTRRSLEPLTLGGVSIPAGAELAYSPYALHRDPALFRDPTAFDPDRWQEDGEEKPRPHRFIPFGAGQHKCIGDAFAVAEILTAVATVASRWKLVPAPGVTVRELPAGIPQPSELPMIPVSRH comes from the coding sequence ATGACCCACGCGGAACATCCCGGCCCGGTGGTCCACGCCCCCGCGGCCCCGGGACGGTTACCGCTCCTGGGCCACGCGATCCCCCTGTGGCGGCAGCCGATCGCGTTCCTCGAATCGCTGCGCGAGCACGGTGACATCGTCCGCCTCGACATCGGCACCTGGCCCGTCCACGTGCTCACGAGCCCGGACCACGTCCACGCCGTACTGGTCCAGCAGGCCCAGCAGTTCGGCCGCGGCAGGATCTTCGAGCGGCTCCGTCCGATGTTCGGCAACGGCATCGTGACGACCGACGGAGACTTCCACCGCAAACAGCGACGCATGGTGCAACCGGCCTTCCACCGCAACCACATCGCCGGCTACGCCGAGGTGATGGGCCGGGCGGCGGAGGCGATGTGCGCCTCGTGGACGCCGGGCCGCGAGGTCTCGATGCTCACGGAGACGCGCCGGTACGCCCTGTCCTCGGTCGCCGAGATGACCTTCTCGGGAGGCCTGAGCGGGGCCGCGATCGCGGAGGTGCACCGCTCGCTGCCCATCGTCCTGGAGGGCATGCTGCTGCGTGTGGTCATGCCCAAGTCCCTGGACCGGCTGCCCATCCCGCCCAACCGGCGGTTCGACACGGCGGCCGCCCGCCTGCGCCGCGTCATCGACCGGATGATCGCGCAGTACGGCGCCGAGCAGGAGGACCGGCACGACCTCCTCTCCCTGCTGCTGTCGAGCGTGGACGCCGAGACGGGCGCGACGATGAGCGCCGAGCAGGTACGGGACGAAGTCATCGCGATCATGTTCGCGGGGACTGAGACCCCGGCCACCACCCTGGCCTGGATCTTCCATGAACTCGGCCGGCACCCGCAGGTGGAGAAGCGCCTCCACGCCGAGGTCGACGCGGTGGTGGGTCCGCGCCCCGTCCGCCCCGACGACCTGCCCCGGCTGACGTATACGAACAACGTGTTCCAGGAGGCGCTGCGCCTGCACTCCCCGCTGCTCTTCACCCGGCGGTCGCTGGAGCCCCTCACGCTGGGCGGTGTCTCCATCCCGGCCGGTGCGGAACTGGCCTACAGCCCGTACGCGTTGCACCGGGACCCGGCGCTGTTCCGCGATCCCACGGCCTTCGATCCGGACCGCTGGCAGGAAGACGGCGAGGAAAAGCCGCGGCCCCACCGGTTCATCCCGTTCGGGGCGGGCCAGCACAAGTGCATCGGCGATGCGTTCGCCGTGGCGGAGATCCTGACCGCCGTGGCGACCGTGGCCTCCCGGTGGAAGCTGGTCCCCGCCCCGGGTGTGACGGTGCGTGAACTCCCGGCAGGAATACCCCAGCCCAGCGAACTCCCCATGATCCCTGTTTCACGCCATTGA
- a CDS encoding MDR family MFS transporter — MDQLTAEDPPRMGPYRLIARLGAGGMGLVYLGRSEGGRTVAVKVVQAEYAGHPEFRKRFAREVAAARRVGGSCTAAVLDADPEAATPWVATQYIPGPDLHAVVAKHFGPLPEYSVHTLANRLALALQAVHGAGLIHRDLKPSNVLVTVDGPRVIDFGIARAMDSLAEDHSLHTRTGMLIGSPGFMSPEQVRGLELTPASDVFCLGAVLVYAATGRFLFGATDTGLNAHLFRVAEEEADLTGVPETLVDLVRACLHKDPARRPTPQEVAERTATDQAAEWLPGAVLAQLGRHAAELLDFAPPVPVPAPAGTAAAVPGPLPPPPPEYAPTAPGHFDPAQGFGPPPGPPPSAWTVPPPPAALPDPQAPHPRRRRGLVVIALAQLMVLLQAASFGTALPGIQAELHISGEGFGPIVNAYFTAFAAVLLIGGHLADLVGRKQTMIVGLLGCAAASALGGSAGEHGTLVWARALQGVFGALVTASALSLVATGSTDPKERGRAFGIYTAVAGGGWPLGVAVGGWLLEFLSWRWALYAAIPVAVIALIGALNLQPDRPGRTGGHFDALGVLLGSGGVAALVHGLGEAQTEGWTTPLVLVLVVGGVLLLVAFVWWQTATSSPVLPPYVFKDPDRAGSILSMTLAGVGTLALYPALAYYLQDICGYAPGMAGLAGLPMVAALVIGSTQVSARLLPRTAPRVLIVAGLALTAVGLLLLTGLGVEGSYATGILPGTLLAGFGTGLAFVPIYAIATGRVAAEDSGGAAGAITTAQEVGAAIGGALLSVLLSGQGDTLLGAYSASLWWAAGIVLLAGLFAAVMIRVRAPSDPRDEGRPPL, encoded by the coding sequence GTGGACCAGCTCACCGCCGAAGACCCGCCGCGCATGGGCCCGTACCGATTGATCGCCCGGCTGGGCGCGGGCGGCATGGGCCTGGTCTATCTGGGCCGCTCCGAGGGCGGCCGTACCGTAGCCGTGAAAGTCGTGCAGGCCGAGTACGCCGGGCACCCCGAGTTCCGCAAGCGCTTCGCCCGCGAAGTGGCCGCCGCGCGCAGGGTGGGCGGGAGTTGTACGGCGGCCGTGCTCGATGCCGATCCCGAGGCCGCCACCCCCTGGGTGGCCACGCAGTACATCCCGGGGCCCGACCTGCACGCCGTGGTCGCCAAGCACTTCGGGCCGCTGCCCGAGTACTCGGTGCACACCCTCGCCAATCGCCTCGCCCTCGCCCTCCAGGCCGTGCACGGGGCGGGCCTGATCCATCGCGACCTCAAGCCGTCCAACGTCCTCGTCACCGTCGACGGCCCCCGCGTCATCGACTTCGGCATCGCACGGGCGATGGACAGCCTCGCCGAGGACCACAGCCTGCACACCCGTACCGGCATGCTGATCGGTTCCCCCGGCTTCATGTCGCCGGAACAGGTCCGCGGCCTCGAACTCACCCCGGCCAGCGACGTCTTCTGCCTGGGTGCGGTTCTCGTCTACGCCGCCACCGGGCGGTTCCTCTTCGGCGCCACCGACACCGGGCTCAACGCCCACCTCTTCCGGGTCGCCGAGGAGGAGGCCGACCTGACCGGCGTACCGGAGACACTGGTCGACCTCGTACGCGCATGCCTGCACAAGGACCCGGCCCGCCGGCCCACCCCCCAGGAGGTGGCCGAGCGCACGGCGACGGACCAGGCCGCGGAGTGGCTTCCGGGTGCGGTCCTGGCCCAACTCGGTCGCCACGCTGCCGAGTTGCTGGACTTCGCTCCGCCTGTGCCCGTTCCGGCACCCGCCGGGACGGCCGCGGCGGTCCCCGGACCGCTGCCTCCCCCGCCGCCCGAGTACGCCCCTACGGCCCCCGGACACTTCGACCCGGCGCAGGGATTCGGACCGCCCCCGGGCCCGCCCCCGAGCGCCTGGACCGTACCTCCGCCCCCGGCCGCCCTCCCGGACCCGCAGGCACCGCACCCCAGGCGCCGGCGGGGCCTGGTGGTGATCGCCCTGGCGCAGCTGATGGTGCTGCTCCAGGCGGCGAGCTTCGGCACGGCGCTGCCGGGCATCCAAGCCGAGCTGCACATCTCCGGCGAGGGCTTCGGGCCGATCGTCAACGCGTATTTCACCGCCTTCGCCGCGGTGCTGCTGATCGGCGGGCATCTCGCGGACCTGGTGGGACGCAAACAGACCATGATCGTCGGCCTGCTCGGGTGCGCCGCTGCCTCCGCGCTCGGCGGATCGGCCGGCGAGCACGGCACGCTGGTCTGGGCCCGCGCCCTGCAGGGCGTCTTCGGGGCGCTGGTGACGGCGTCCGCGCTCTCCCTGGTCGCCACCGGCTCCACCGACCCGAAGGAGCGCGGCAGGGCCTTCGGGATCTACACCGCGGTCGCCGGCGGCGGTTGGCCTCTCGGGGTGGCCGTGGGCGGCTGGCTCCTCGAGTTCCTGTCCTGGCGCTGGGCCCTGTACGCAGCCATCCCCGTCGCCGTGATCGCCCTGATCGGCGCACTCAACCTGCAGCCGGACCGCCCGGGCCGCACCGGCGGCCACTTCGACGCGCTCGGCGTGCTGCTCGGCTCCGGCGGGGTCGCCGCGCTCGTCCACGGTCTCGGCGAGGCCCAGACGGAGGGCTGGACCACCCCCCTGGTCCTGGTCCTGGTCGTGGGTGGCGTCCTCCTGCTCGTGGCCTTCGTCTGGTGGCAGACCGCGACATCGAGCCCGGTCCTGCCGCCGTACGTCTTCAAGGACCCGGACCGTGCCGGCAGCATCCTCAGCATGACCCTGGCCGGGGTCGGCACCCTCGCCCTGTACCCGGCCTTGGCGTACTACCTTCAGGACATCTGCGGCTACGCGCCCGGCATGGCCGGGCTGGCAGGGCTGCCCATGGTCGCCGCCCTCGTCATCGGCTCCACCCAGGTCTCCGCCCGGCTGCTGCCCCGCACTGCGCCGCGCGTCCTGATCGTGGCGGGCCTGGCGCTCACGGCCGTCGGGCTGCTCCTGCTCACCGGCCTCGGTGTCGAAGGCTCCTACGCGACCGGGATCCTGCCCGGCACGCTCCTCGCCGGCTTCGGCACCGGTCTGGCCTTCGTGCCGATCTACGCGATCGCGACCGGCCGGGTCGCGGCCGAAGACTCGGGGGGAGCCGCGGGAGCGATCACAACGGCCCAGGAGGTGGGCGCGGCGATCGGCGGGGCACTGCTCAGCGTCCTGCTCTCCGGCCAAGGCGACACACTGCTGGGCGCATATTCCGCATCCCTCTGGTGGGCGGCCGGAATCGTGCTGCTCGCGGGCCTGTTCGCCGCCGTGATGATCAGGGTCCGGGCGCCGAGCGACCCCCGGGACGAAGGCCGTCCGCCGCTGTGA
- a CDS encoding sigma-70 family RNA polymerase sigma factor gives MNDLPIPTPQASENRSGEPADEFLRALYDTYGHVLMRFADRLLGGDWHRAEDVFQEAAIRAWQHAAELDPDTGALRPWLFTVVRNLVIDGYRARRTRPPEADDEGLGRLPVTDGVDRALTTHVVFDAMRDLAPFQREVLLHMYYVGRSVSQTAKVLGVPPGTVKSRTHYAMRALREGLSSRGLRGPVSADRFG, from the coding sequence TTGAACGACTTGCCGATACCGACCCCGCAGGCATCGGAGAACCGTTCCGGGGAGCCTGCCGACGAATTTCTGAGAGCGCTCTACGACACGTACGGACACGTGCTGATGCGCTTCGCGGACCGGCTGCTCGGCGGCGACTGGCACCGGGCCGAGGACGTGTTCCAGGAAGCGGCCATCCGTGCCTGGCAGCACGCCGCCGAACTCGACCCCGACACCGGGGCGCTGCGCCCCTGGCTGTTCACCGTGGTCCGCAACCTGGTGATCGACGGCTACCGGGCCCGCCGGACGCGCCCGCCGGAGGCCGACGACGAGGGCCTCGGCAGGCTGCCCGTAACGGACGGAGTGGACCGGGCCCTCACCACGCACGTCGTGTTCGACGCCATGCGCGACCTCGCGCCGTTCCAGCGGGAGGTGCTGCTGCACATGTACTACGTGGGACGCAGCGTGAGCCAGACCGCGAAGGTGCTGGGCGTGCCGCCCGGCACGGTCAAATCGCGTACGCACTACGCGATGCGCGCCCTCCGGGAAGGACTGAGCAGCCGGGGGCTGCGAGGGCCCGTCAGCGCTGATCGATTCGGCTGA
- a CDS encoding DeoR/GlpR family DNA-binding transcription regulator — MRSEERHQRLLTLARQQGRLEVAGVAADFGVAPETIRRDLSELERRGLVRRTHGGAYPVESAGFETNLAQRVTLHVENKRRIAAQGAKLLGGAETVFIDEGYTPQLLATLLPTDRPLTLVTASLSTAAAVADSPHTILLLGGRVRARTLATVGSWACAMLSGFVIDLAYLGSNGISRDSGLTTPDPVVADVKAKALEVSRRRIFMGHHGKFGASSFCRFAKVSDFETIITDTGLSAAEAHRYTLLGPQVIRV, encoded by the coding sequence ATGCGGTCAGAGGAACGTCACCAGCGGCTGCTCACCCTGGCACGGCAGCAGGGGCGACTCGAGGTCGCGGGTGTCGCGGCCGACTTCGGGGTGGCGCCGGAGACGATCCGCCGGGACCTGAGCGAACTGGAGCGCCGGGGCCTGGTCCGCCGCACGCACGGCGGCGCGTATCCCGTCGAGAGCGCCGGCTTCGAGACGAACCTGGCGCAGCGGGTCACGCTCCACGTCGAGAACAAGCGCCGGATCGCCGCGCAGGGCGCCAAACTGCTCGGCGGAGCGGAGACCGTCTTCATCGACGAGGGGTACACCCCCCAGCTGCTCGCGACACTGCTGCCCACCGACCGACCGCTCACCCTGGTCACCGCTTCGCTGTCGACGGCCGCGGCGGTGGCCGACTCGCCCCACACCATCCTGCTCCTGGGCGGCCGGGTCCGCGCCCGGACGCTGGCCACCGTGGGCTCCTGGGCCTGTGCGATGCTGTCGGGCTTCGTCATCGACCTGGCGTACCTGGGCTCGAACGGAATCTCCCGGGACTCCGGCCTCACCACCCCCGATCCGGTCGTGGCCGACGTCAAGGCGAAGGCTCTGGAGGTCTCCCGCAGGCGGATCTTCATGGGACATCACGGCAAGTTCGGGGCGAGCAGCTTCTGCCGCTTCGCCAAGGTGTCCGACTTCGAGACGATCATCACCGACACCGGGCTGTCCGCCGCCGAGGCCCACCGGTACACGCTCCTCGGCCCGCAGGTCATCCGCGTCTGA